In the Caldanaerovirga acetigignens genome, CTTGAGCATCTAAAAAGGGGAGGCAGGCTTTCTGCCACCCAGGCCTTCGTCGGCGGGCTTTTAAATATAAAACCGATTTTGCACTTAGTAGATGGCGGCATTGAACCCCTTGAAAAAGTGAGGGGGAAGAAGAACGCCTTAAAGAGGATGCTGGAAATAATGGGAGAAAGAGCAAAAAATTTTGAAAATCAAGTGGTTGGGATAAGCCACGCCGACGACGAAGAAGGTGCAAAGGAACTAGCAATGGAGATTAAACAGAGATATAACCCGAAAGATGTAGTAATTTCCTGGATAGGGCCTGTGATAGGGGCCCATGCGGGACCGGGGACTCTTGCCGTATTTTTTGAAAGAACGTAAAAATCCGCCCCTATAAGGGGCGGATTTTTAATCCTCCAGAAGTCTTTTTTCGCCTTGAAGTTCCTTTATGCGGCCTATTTCCTGCGTTACTTCGAGAGTCCCAACGTAATTTCCTTCTTCGTCCCTCACGGCAAAATACCGGATGTAAATTAATTTACCCTTCAGATTTATCCAGAATTCCTCTGCGTCTTTTTTGCCTTCTTTGAAGTTTTTTAAAATTTTTTCGACAACGGGGTAACTTGCCGGTGGATGGCAGTTTTGGACCTTCCTTCCGATGACGGTCTTAGGCCGCGTAAAGGGCATGAGGGACTCCTGCGGGCATTACTATCATCTGGCCGGCTTTTAGGCGGAATTTTTCCTGGCCTATGGTTATTTTTTTCCATAATCTTACCCCCAAAAATTTATGACTTTACGCTTTTCTATATTTTATCATTTTGTGATAAAATATGTATGACGTTAGTCACATTTAAGAGGTGTTTTTGTGAAATCCGAAAGCAGAAAAAAGGACAAATACACTTATAAGGATTATTTATCCTGGACCGATGATGGAAGATGGCAATTAATAGACGGTATTGCTTACGACATGAACCCTTCGCCCTCTGTGCAACATCAAAGAGTACTGAGAAAGTTGTTAGTGAGGTTTGACCTTTTCCTGGAAGGCAAGCGGTGCGAAGTATTCAGCGCGACTTTTGATGTGAGACTGCCTGAGGGAGATGAAGAAGACGAGGAAGTAAAAACCGTAGTGCAGCCCGATATACTAGTAGTATGCGATAAATCCAAGTTAGATAAAAGAGGATGTAAGGGAGCTCCTGACCTGATAGTTGAAATAGTGTCGAATTCGTCCGCATCGATGGATTACATAAAGAAGCTTAATTTATATGAAAGACACGGTGTGAAGGAATACTGGATTGTCAATCCCGAAAATAAGACCGCTATGATTTACAAGCAAAACGAAATTAAGGAATACGAAGCGCCGGAGATCTACGCAAAAGAGAATGTAATGGAATCCAAAGTGTTAGAAGGGTTTACCGTGAATTTAAAAGAAATATTTGAATAGAAAACTTGATGGAAAGGGGTTATTGGAAGGTGATCCAAGAATTCAATGGCAAAAAACCTAACATCCACAAAAGCTGCTTTATTGCTCCAACCGCCGATGTCATTGGCGACGTGACCATCGGAGAAAATTCTAGCGTGTGGCACAGGGCTGTCATAAGGGGGGACATAAACGGCATAAAGATAGGGGCAAATTCCAATATTCAGGACGGAACGGTAATCCACGTCACGGAAACGCATCCGGTCACGGTAGGGGATAACGTCACGGTAGGCCACAACGCCATTTTGCACGGCTGCACGGTAAAAGACAACGCCCTGATAGGTATGGGGGCAATAGTGCTAGATGGTGCGGTGATAGGCGAAGGGGCACTGGTGGGTGCCGGATCTTTGGTGCCCGAGGGGAAGGAGATTCCGCCTTATAGCCTTGCTTTAGGAGTTCCGGCGAAGGTGATAAGGGAACTTACTAAAGAGCAGTTAGAAGCCATAAAAAAGAACGCTGAGGAGTACGTAAGGCTTTCAAAAAAGTATATGGAAGGTCAAAACTTTCATTAATGGGGCCGGCAAAAGGCCGGTCTTTTATTTTTGCTTGACAAATTGTATAGAAAATTATAAAATATCAATGGTCAGATGTCAGACATCCGGTTGAGGGGGGGATTGATAGTAAAAAAAGTCTTATAAAAAGTTTAACTGCCCAATTAATCTTTTCTTTTGGGAGGGGTTTTGGTGAACGGCCGAAAAATTTTAGCAATCGCTCTCGTGCTGATAATGGTAGCGGCGCTGCTTGCAGGTTGCTCTGGAAATAAAAATCAGCAACAGGGCCAGCAGCAAGAAGGCAAAGAAAAGTTGAAAATAGGTCTCGTCTTTGACGTAGGCGGACGCGGAGATCTTTCTTTTAATGACAGTGCCTACGCAGGGTTGGAAAGGGCAGCAAAGGAATTTGCGGACAAAATCGAAGTGGACTACAGGGAGCCATCAGCGGGCGGCCAGGATAGGGAGCAGCTCCTAAGGCTCCTTGCGGAAAACGGCTTTGACCTGATTTTCGGTGTTGGGTTTCTTTTTACAGAGCACATCCAAAAAGTATCTCAGGAATTCCCGAATGTAAAATTCGCACTTATAGACGGTGCGATCGACGGCCTTGACGAGAATTCCAACGTGGCGTGTCTGCTTTTTAAAGAGCACGAAGGGTCATTCCTTGTAGGAGCAGCAGCGGCCTTGAAGTCCAAGACCGGAAAAATCGGCTTTGTGGGCGGAATGAAGTCACCTCTCATTGAGAGGTTCGAAGTTGGCTATATGGCGGGTGCCAAGTATGTCAATCCGAACATAGAAATTTATTCCGACTACATTGGAACTACTGGGGATGCCTTCAAAGATCCGGTAAAAGGAAAAGAATTGGCGCTCAATCAGTTCAAAAAAGGTGCCGACGTGGTGTACCATGCATCGGGCGCTTCGGGTGTGGGCGTTATAGAGGCTGCGGCAGCCGAGAAGAAATTTGCCATTGGAGTTGATTCGGACCAGTCGCTGAGCGCCAGTGAAGCACAAAGGCCGTTTATCCTCACCAGTATGCTTAAAAGAGTAGACGTTGCGGTATACGAAACCATCAAATCTTTGGTTGAAGGCAATTTTAAAGGCGGATACAAGGTTTTCGGACTTACAGAAGATGGCGTAGGTTATGCTGAGAACGATTACAACAAAGAGCTGATAGCCGACATTAAGTCAAAACTCGAAGAAATAAAAGAGAAAATTATAAAGGGCGAAATCAAGGTGCCGGTAGACAAAAATGAGTACAATGAATTTTTAAAGAACAATTTTAAATAATACTCGAAGGGGTGGCATTGGCCGTGTCACCCCTTCTTTGCAATCCCCAAACGGAGGTGTTACGTTGGAAAAGGCTGTTGTTTTGAAAAAAATTACAAAACGATTTCCAGGAATTGTAGCAAATGACAGGATAGATCTTGAAGTTGAAAAGGGAGAAATTCACGCAATTGTTGGCGAAAATGGCGCTGGCAAAAGCACTCTTATGAAAATTCTTGCCGGTATATACCAGCCGGATGAAGGTGAGATTTACATCTTTGGGAAAAGAGAAAAGATAAATTCCCCCGGAAGGGCGATAGAGCTAAAAATAGGGATGGTCCATCAACATTTTATGCTGGTAGATCGGTTTACAGTCTTAGAAAACATAATATTGGGCGCGGAAAAAAGCTCGGGAATTGCCTTGGATGAAAAAAGATGCCGCAAGGCAGTAGAGGAGCTGCTCGCACTTTATAATTTTTCCCTGAACCTGGATGCCAGGGTGGAAGAAATATCGGTGGGACAGGCGCAAAGGGTGGAGATATTGAAGGTGCTTTACAGAGGGGCCGACATTTTGGTGCTGGATGAACCTACTGCGGTATTGGCCCCTCAAGAAGTGAGGGAACTTTTTAACAACCTGCGCAGGCTAAAAAGTGAAGGAAAAACTATTATCTTCATCAGCCATAAGTTGGAGGAAGTGCTGGAAATCGCCGACCACATAACCGTTCTGAGACGCGGCAAGGTAGTGGGCACCGCTATTCCTTCACAGGTGACAAAAGAAGACCTGGCGCGGATGATGGTGGGAAAACCCGTCATGATGAGGTTGGATAAAGAACCGCTCGATGTAGGAGAGGTACTTCTTTCGATAGAGGATCTCGTTGTGAAAGAAAGCTCCGGGAGGCCGTTGGTGAACGGCATTTCCCTAAAAATTCGGGGTGGTGAAATTTACGGAATAGCCGGCATTGAAGGCAACGGTCAGAAAGAATTGGCTGAGGCAATAATAGGATTGAGAACGGCCTCGGCTGGAAGGATAAGGGTTTGCGGAAGGGACATTGCAGGTCTTTCTATAAAAGAAATAAGGAACCTGGGGGTAGCCTTCATCCCTGAAGATAGGCATAGGCAAGGCCTCGTATTGCCGATGAAGGTGTGGGAAAATATGATGCTGGGGTACCACACAAAGAAGGATTTTCTGAGAGGAAGGTCCTTAAACCTCAAAGCCATTAGGGGGTTTACGAAAAATAAGGTAGAAGAATACGGGGTTAGGCTAAGTTCCATCGAGCAGTCCATCGAAGGTCTGTCCGGCGGCAATCAGCAAAAAGTGATACTCGGGCGTGAACTTTCCCGGGGTCCTAAAATAATTGTAGCTTCTCAACCCACGAGGGGGCTTGATGTAGGTGCGGCTGAATTCGTGCACAAGGAGCTTTTGAAAATGCGCAAAAAAGGCAGTGCAATCCTTTTTATTTCTGCAGACTTGGAAGAGGTGCTTTCTATTTCTGACAGGGTAGGAGTAATATATAACGGCAAGATAACGGCCGA is a window encoding:
- a CDS encoding Uma2 family endonuclease — its product is MKSESRKKDKYTYKDYLSWTDDGRWQLIDGIAYDMNPSPSVQHQRVLRKLLVRFDLFLEGKRCEVFSATFDVRLPEGDEEDEEVKTVVQPDILVVCDKSKLDKRGCKGAPDLIVEIVSNSSASMDYIKKLNLYERHGVKEYWIVNPENKTAMIYKQNEIKEYEAPEIYAKENVMESKVLEGFTVNLKEIFE
- a CDS encoding gamma carbonic anhydrase family protein, with the translated sequence MIQEFNGKKPNIHKSCFIAPTADVIGDVTIGENSSVWHRAVIRGDINGIKIGANSNIQDGTVIHVTETHPVTVGDNVTVGHNAILHGCTVKDNALIGMGAIVLDGAVIGEGALVGAGSLVPEGKEIPPYSLALGVPAKVIRELTKEQLEAIKKNAEEYVRLSKKYMEGQNFH
- a CDS encoding BMP family lipoprotein codes for the protein MNGRKILAIALVLIMVAALLAGCSGNKNQQQGQQQEGKEKLKIGLVFDVGGRGDLSFNDSAYAGLERAAKEFADKIEVDYREPSAGGQDREQLLRLLAENGFDLIFGVGFLFTEHIQKVSQEFPNVKFALIDGAIDGLDENSNVACLLFKEHEGSFLVGAAAALKSKTGKIGFVGGMKSPLIERFEVGYMAGAKYVNPNIEIYSDYIGTTGDAFKDPVKGKELALNQFKKGADVVYHASGASGVGVIEAAAAEKKFAIGVDSDQSLSASEAQRPFILTSMLKRVDVAVYETIKSLVEGNFKGGYKVFGLTEDGVGYAENDYNKELIADIKSKLEEIKEKIIKGEIKVPVDKNEYNEFLKNNFK
- a CDS encoding ABC transporter ATP-binding protein, with protein sequence MEKAVVLKKITKRFPGIVANDRIDLEVEKGEIHAIVGENGAGKSTLMKILAGIYQPDEGEIYIFGKREKINSPGRAIELKIGMVHQHFMLVDRFTVLENIILGAEKSSGIALDEKRCRKAVEELLALYNFSLNLDARVEEISVGQAQRVEILKVLYRGADILVLDEPTAVLAPQEVRELFNNLRRLKSEGKTIIFISHKLEEVLEIADHITVLRRGKVVGTAIPSQVTKEDLARMMVGKPVMMRLDKEPLDVGEVLLSIEDLVVKESSGRPLVNGISLKIRGGEIYGIAGIEGNGQKELAEAIIGLRTASAGRIRVCGRDIAGLSIKEIRNLGVAFIPEDRHRQGLVLPMKVWENMMLGYHTKKDFLRGRSLNLKAIRGFTKNKVEEYGVRLSSIEQSIEGLSGGNQQKVILGRELSRGPKIIVASQPTRGLDVGAAEFVHKELLKMRKKGSAILFISADLEEVLSISDRVGVIYNGKITAEFRPEEVTPEDIGVYMLGGEKGAGEAK